The Glycine soja cultivar W05 chromosome 3, ASM419377v2, whole genome shotgun sequence genome window below encodes:
- the LOC114406284 gene encoding TMV resistance protein N-like, which yields MPSDREIDHFDFLSQWPSAIPVLKRIYEVFLSFRGEDTRASFTSHLYTALLNAGIIVFKDDESLLRGDQIAPSLRLAIEQSRISVVVFSRNYAESRWCLDELEKIMECHRTIGQVVVPVFYDVDPSEVRHQTGEFGRTFEKLSDRILKEKQEVVPGWQDSKKNMLSRWKELRSTIRSSERWKELLWKTTVQSWKEALREAACISGVVVLNSRNESEAIKSIVENVTHLLDKRELFVADNPVGVEPRVQEMIQLLDLKSSNHVLLLGMWGMGGIGKTTTAKAIYNKIGRNFEGRSFLAHIREVWGQDTGKICLQKQILFDICKQTETIHNVESGKYLLKQRLCHKRVLLVLDDVSELEQLNTLCGSREWFGRGSRIIITSRDKHILRGKGVDKVYIMKGMDERESIELFSWHAFKQESLPEDFIELSANLIEYSGGLPLALEVLGCYLFDMEVTEWKTVLQKLKRIPNCQVQKKLKISYDGLSDDTEREIFLDIACFFIGMDRNDVICILNGCGLFAEHGIRVLVERSLVTVDDKNKLGMHDLLRDMGREIIRAKSPKEPEERSRLWFHEDVLDVLSKETGTKAVEGLTLMLPRTNTKCLSTTAFKKMKKLRLLQLAGVQLAGDFKNLSRDLRWLCWHGFPLKCIPTDFYQGSLVSIELENSNVKLLWKETQLMEKLKILNLSHSSNLTQTPDFSNLPNLEKLILIDCPRLSKVSHTIGRLKEVVMINLKDCVSLRNLPRSIYKLKSLKTLILSGCLMIDKLEEDLEQMKSLTTLIADNTAITRVPFSLVRSRSIGYISLCGHEGFSRDVIPSIIWSWMSPTKNPSCLVQSYVGMSSLVSLNIPNSSSQDLSTISKDLPKLRSLWVDCSSKPQLSRDTRIILDALYATTNLGELESTATTSQVPNIKTSALIECNSQVHFSGSKSSLKSLLIHMGMNCQGSYILKQRILQNMTTSGCYYGLLPGDNYPDWLTFNFDGSSVTFDVPRVNGRNLKTMMCIIHCFTPDNITSDGLKNVLIINHTKNTIQLYKRDTLVSFEDEEWQIVVSNIEPGNNVEVIVVFENRFIVKKTTVYLIYDEPIDKKLEYCHASDKNVIVSSGDENISTVRWISLQEEPTNDFKQKQKRRKIE from the exons atGCCTTCCGATCGTGAAATTGATCATTTTGACTTTCTCAGTCAATGGCCCTCCGCCATTCCTGTTCTCAAGAGAATCTATGAAGTGTTTCTGAGTTTCAGAGGGGAAGACACGCGTGCTTCTTTCACTTCACATCTCTATACCGCTCTTCTGAATGCTGGaatcattgttttcaaggaTGACGAGTCACTTCTAAGGGGAGATCAGATTGCACCCTCACTACGGCTAGCAATTGAGCAGTCTCGAATTTCTGTTGTTGTTTTCTCGAGAAATTACGCAGAGTCACGATGGTGTCTCGATGAGTTGGAGAAAATAATGGAGTGCCACAGAACCATAGGGCAGGTGGTAGTGCCAGTGTTCTACGATGTTGATCCTTCTGAAGTACGTCATCAAACTGGCGAGTTTGGTAGAACATTTGAAAAACTTTCCGACCGGATTTTAAAAGAGAAACAAGAGGTGGTGCCAGGATGGCAGGACTCAAAGAAGAACATGTTGAGCAGATGGAAGGAGCTGCGTTCCACGATTCGTAGTTCTGAAAGATGGAAAGAGCTGCTTTGGAAGACTACAGTGCAGAGTTGGAAGGAGGCGCTTCGGGAGGCTGCCTGCATCTCAGGGGTTGTAGTCCTAAATTCCAG GAATGAAAGTGAGGCTATCAAAAGCATTGTTGAAAATGTTACACATTTGTTAGACAAGAGAGAGTTGTTCGTTGCTGATAATCCAGTGGGAGTAGAACCTCGAGTGCAAGAAATGATTCAGCTCTTAGACCTAAAATCATCAAACCATGTTCTACTACTAGGGATGTGGGGGATGGGAGGCATTGGTAAAACAACCACTGCAAAAGCCATCTACAATAAGATTGGCCGCAATTTTGAGGGAAGGAGCTTCCTTGCACATATTAGGGAAGTTTGGGGGCAAGACACTGGCAAAATCtgtttacaaaaacaaatattgtTTGACATCTGCAAACAAACAGAAACGATCCATAATGTTGAATCAGGAAAGTATTTATTAAAGCAAAGACTTTGCCATAAAAGGGTACTTCTTGTACTTGACGATGTGAGTGAATTGGAACAATTGAATACTTTGTGTGGAAGTCGTGAATGGTTTGGTCGAGGGAGTAGAATAATCATCACAAGTAGAGATAAGCATATACTTAGAGGAAAAGGAGTTGACAAAGTATacataatgaaaggaatggaTGAAAGAGAGTCTATTGAGCTTTTTAGTTGGCATGCATTCAAGCAAGAAAGTCTTCCAGAAGATTTTATTGAACTTTCtgcaaatttaattgaatattcTGGGGGATTACCACTAGCTCTTGAAGTCCTTGGGTGTTATTTGTTTGATATGGAGGTAACAGAATGGAAGACTGTATTGCAGAAACTCAAGAGAATTCCTAATTGTCAAGTACaaaagaagttaaaaataagttatgatGGTTTAAGTGATGATACAGAGAGAGAAATATTCCTTGATATAGCTTGTTTCTTTATTGGAATGGACCGAAATGAtgttatatgtatattaaatgGTTGTGGACTTTTCGCTGAACATGGAATACGTGTGCTTGTAGAGCGAAGCCTTGTAACTGTTGATGATAAGAACAAGCTTGGAATGCATGATTTGCTACGAGACATGGGAAGAGAAATCATTCGAGCAAAATCACCGAAGGAGCCTGAGGAGCGTAGTAGGCTATGGTTTCACGAGGATGTTCTTGATGTATTATCAAAAGAAACT GGAACAAAAGCTGTTGAGGGTTTGACTTTGATGCTACCAAGAACTAATACAAAATGCTTGAGTACTACAGCTTTTAAGAAGATGAAGAAACTCAGGTTGCTTCAACTTGCTGGTGTTCAACTTGCTGGAGATTTTAAGAACCTTTCAAGAGATTTGAGATGGCTATGCTGGCATGGATTTCCTTTAAAATGCATACCGACAGACTTTTATCAAGGAAGTTTAGTTTCCATTGAGTTAGAAAACAGCAATGTCAAGCTTTTGTGGAAAGAAACTCAG TTGATGGAAAAGTTGAAAATTCTTAATCTTAGTCATTCTAGTAATTTGACACAGACCCCAGACTTCTCCAACTTACCAAATCTTGAAAAGCTAATACTCATTGATTGTCCAAGATTATCTAAGGTATCTCATACTATTGGACGTCTCAAGGAAGTTGTCATGATAAATTTGAAAGACTGTGTTAGTCTTCGTAACCTTCCAAGAAGCATATATAAGTTGAAATCTCTGAAAACTCTCATTCTTTCTGGATGTTTAATGATTGACAAGTTAGAAGAGGACTTGGAGCAGATGAAGTCTTTGACAACCCTGATTGCAGATAATACTGCAATAACAAGAGTGCCCTTTTCATTAGTAAGGTCAAGAAGTATTGGATATATTTCTCTGTGCGGCCATGAAGGATTCTCACGTGATGTGATTCCCTCTATCATATGGTCGTGGATGTCACCAACGAAAAATCCCTCATGCCTAGTCCAATCATATGTGGGCATGTCATCCCTTGTCTCTTTAAATATACCAAATAGTAGTTCCCAAGATTTATCAACTATTTCCAAAGACCTTCCAAAGCTCAGAAGTCTTTGGGTGGACTGCAGCTCAAAACCTCAACTATCTCGAGATACAAGAATAATTTTGGATGCTTTATATGCCACAACAAATTTAGGGGAATTGGAATCAACTGCAACTACATCACAAGTGCCAAATATAAAAACGTCTGCGTTAATTGAATGCAATAGTCAAGTGCACTTTTCTGGATCAAAAAGTTCTTTGAAATCTCTTTTAATTCATATGGGAATGAACTGCCAAGGCTCATATATTCTAAAACAAAGAATTTTACAG aATATGACTACTAGTGGGTGTTACTATGGTTTGCTCCCAGGTGACAATTATCCTGATTGGTTAACCTTTAATTTTGACGGCTCTTCTGTAACTTTTGATGTCCCTCGAGTGAATGGGCGTAACTTGAAAACAATGATGTGCATTATCCACTGTTTTACTCCTGACAACATCACATCAGATGGCCTTAAAAATGTGTTGATAATAAATCACACAAAGAACACCATTCAGCTTTATAAGAGAGATACATTAGTATCCTTTGAAGATGAGGAATGGCAAATAGTAGTATCAAATATTGAACCTGGTAACAATGTGGAGGTGATTGTTGTTTTTGAGAATCGATTCATTGTGAAGAAGACAACAGTTTATCTGATTTATGATGAACCAATTGATAAAAAGTTAGAGTATTGCCATGCATCTGATAAGAATGTTATTGTTTCCAGTGGCGATGAAAATATATCCACTGTTAGGTGGATCTCTCTTCAAGAGGAACCCACCAATGActttaaacaaaaacagaaaagaagaaaaattgaatga
- the LOC114406285 gene encoding uncharacterized protein LOC114406285 — protein MIALKAIQASSFALHHNNVRLPHTRASSVLCFCSKSNKNEPDNSQPPPEGDAQSQELLAQIAMLQTQKVRLTDFLDERSAYLAQFGEEAKAEFDKIGEDALKGLDEAGARITANIESQMLEFEESTELNRLEIEESENKIVEFEGQMEKDRNEGLFFKNLGQKAPVYKAKAKEEEEVEKIKDVNSESSGSKTRKNVYLFFIGLLTFGIVDSLASSSGADWKKVAVLGGILVVLFSLFINEQNKDNKKD, from the exons ATGATTGCCCTGAAAGCCATTCAAGCGTCCTCCTTCGCTCTCCACCACAACAACGTAAGACTCCCTCACACAAGAGCTTCTTCTGTTCTGTGCTTTTGCAGCAAGTCGAACAAGAACGAGCCTGATAATTCCCAACCACCACCCGAAGGAGATGCTCAGAGTCAGGAGCTTCTGGCACAAATCGCGATGCTTCAGACGCAGAAGGTTCGCCTCACCGACTTTCTGGATGAGAGGTCCGCGTATTTGGCCCAGTTCGGGGAAGAGGCCAAGGCCGAGTTCGACAAGATTGGGGAAGATGCACTCAAAGGATTGGATGAAGCTGGTGCCAGA ATAACAGCAAACATAGAGAGCCAGATGCTAGAATTCGAGGAATCTACTGAACTTAACAGACTAGAGATTGAGGAGAGTGAAAACAAAATAGTGGAGTTTGAGGGCCAAATGGAGAAGGATAGAAACGAAGGGCTATTCTTTAAGAACCTTGGACAGAAGGCACCTGTTTACAAAGCAAAAGccaaggaggaggaggaggttgAAAAGATCAAAGATGTGAACAGTGAAAGCAGTGGTAGCAAAACAAGGAAAAATGTTTACCTCTTCTTCATTGGCTTGCTGACTTTTGGAATAGTTGATTCTCTTGCCTCATCCTCAGGTGCTGATTGGAAAAAAGTTGCAGTTCTTGGAGGTATTCTTGTGGTCTTGTTTTCTCTGTTCATCAATGAACAAAACAAGGACAACAAGAAAGactaa